The Lentimicrobiaceae bacterium DNA segment TTGGAGTAGTTTTTTGTGGACTGTCGCATTGTTGCTGATACTCAACTCGTTAGTGTTCCCTTACTTATTTAAGCCCAAAATTATTCACACAACGTACAGTACTTTTTTAAACAAAGTCGATTCGGGTTTAATAAAGCAAGTAAACATCGACGGGAATAAAATTTATTTTACCGCTTCAAGCGATACGATTGTTAAGAAAGACGATAGCAAAGACCTTGTTTTTCAGACAGGCAAAATGAATGATGCCAATTTAGTTGATAGACTTTTGTTGGCAGATAGTCCTAACGAAAACGGAAAAATTGAATTTAACGAAACCATTCCTCGCGAAAACTCGCCAATATTAAGCTTTTTGCTTTATTGGGTATTGCCTGGAGTAATTTTCTTCTTTATTTGGAGAAATGCAATGAAATCGATGGGTGGAAGGTTTGGCGGTAATTATATGAGTTTTGGAAAAGACAAAGAGAAAATTTATGCCGAAGACGAAGTGAAAACCACCTTTGCCGATGTTGCAGGACAGGAAGAAGCCAAAGAGTCGTTAACTGAAATAATCGACTTTTTGCATAATCCCAAGAAATACAGCAAAATAGGCGCTGCACTTCCCAAAGGAGTGTTGTTAGTTGGTCCTCCGGGAACAGGTAAAACCCTTATAGCTAGAGCTGTTGCAGGCGAAGCCAAAGTGCCTTTCTTTGTTCTTTCCGGCTCCGAATTTGTCCAAATGTTTGTAGGTATGGGTGCTGCCAAAGTACGCGATTTGTTCAGTCAGGCAAACAAAAAAGCACCTTGTATTATTTTTATAGATGAAATTGATGCTATTGGCAAAAGACGTGACGGAATGGCAAGCAACGACGAACGTGAACAAACGCTAAACCAATTGCTTACAGAAATGGACGGTTTCGACGGACGAAAAGGGGTTGTTATTCTTGCAGCTACTAATCGTCCC contains these protein-coding regions:
- the ftsH gene encoding ATP-dependent zinc metalloprotease FtsH, encoding MDKKNVDNNSPKKPGINWSSFLWTVALLLILNSLVFPYLFKPKIIHTTYSTFLNKVDSGLIKQVNIDGNKIYFTASSDTIVKKDDSKDLVFQTGKMNDANLVDRLLLADSPNENGKIEFNETIPRENSPILSFLLYWVLPGVIFFFIWRNAMKSMGGRFGGNYMSFGKDKEKIYAEDEVKTTFADVAGQEEAKESLTEIIDFLHNPKKYSKIGAALPKGVLLVGPPGTGKTLIARAVAGEAKVPFFVLSGSEFVQMFVGMGAAKVRDLFSQANKKAPCIIFIDEIDAIGKRRDGMASNDEREQTLNQLLTEMDGFDGRKGVVILAATNRPESLDKALLRPGRFDRRVQMELPDLEGRKAILQVHLKKVKHEEIDLDLIARATSGASGAEIANIVNEGALRAVRNNSNSVTTSDLEESIETVIAGAKRKGKVISDDEKRVIAYHEIGHAMVAAMQSHSAPVHKITIIPRTSGALGYVMQVDESERNLYSKEDLENRITTFTGGRAAEEVIFGRITTGASNDIEQATKLARAMVTRYGMSDEFGMVALETVNNPYLSNDTSLSCSAKTAARVDDVVLSIVKKAHEKAKNIIIENEAKMHELAEYLIKKETITGEEFMNILKGNNK